The following is a genomic window from Butyricimonas faecihominis.
GTGATTTTATTCTCGGAATAGAAATAAGCCACGTCACTCACTTCCAACGGACGGAAACGTTCCCCTCCCGCAATGAGAAAGCGAGTACGATAGGCTTTCTCCCGATGCCGGAGACTATCAAGGATAACATCCAAGTAACCGTTTTCCGGAGATGTATTTGCAGCAACCAGTGTTTCATATTTCACGATCGCCTCAAGCAAACGTTTCTCATCCACGGGTTTCAGGATATAGTCTACACTATTTACCGTGAAAGCCCGAATTGCGTACTGATCATAAGCCGTGGTAAAAATAATCACGGAAGAAGGGCGAGCAGATGTCAGAAAACTGAACGAATCTCCATCCGATAACTGAATATCCAGAAACAATAAATCCGGATGCGGGTTCTCGGCAAACCATTGCACCGCCTCTTCCACGCTCCCCGGCAAAACCATAACCTCCCAAGCGGGACGCAATCGCCGGAGCATAGAGTGTAGCAAACGGGCTGCCGGCACCTCATCTTCAATAATGGCTACTTTCAAATTATTCATCAGCAAAAGGTATTTTTACTGTAAATGCACCTAATTTATCAACTATTTCTATCTCTTTACCTGTAATCAACTTACAGCGGTTTGCCAGATTCTGAAGCCCGATTCCGGAAGACTGGACATCCTTCCTAGGGTGAACCAAATTACTCACTACCAGAAAATTATCATCAACCCAAATGGCAATCCTCATCGGATGAGTGGCAGAAATCGAATTATGCTTGATCACGTTCTCCGCCAGCAATTGCAACGTCAGCGGTGGCACCATCCGTTCCCGGCAATCATCCGGCACTTCAATATCGCAGGTAATACAATCTCCCAATCTCACTTTATGCAAAAACAGGAAAGCATCCAGAAAATCTAGTTCATCTCCCAACGTCACAAGAGTCTTATCCTGACATTGCAACACGTAACGATAAACATTCGAAAGATTCCGGGTAAACTCCACGGCATTACGAGGATTATACTCGATCTCGGCAATCAGCGTGTTGAGACTATTAAACAGGAAATGCGGATTCACTTGATTCTGCAAAGCCACGTACCGCGCCGTATTATTCTCTTCCTGCAAAGCCGCAGTATGTTGCTGTAACCGCAACATCTCTCGTATAGCCCTGAAAGCCAGCAACAACCCCAAGATAACTAATTCCACCAACCAAACGAGAACCAGTACGAACTTTCCCCCGGCATAGAAAGTAAAAGGACGCGATGCCCCCGCCAGTAACTTAGCCGAAACTAGTAAACCATAGTTCAGCAAAAAGAACATCAACATCACCAACAAGTAAATCACAACGATCCTCCACCTTCTCCGGATATTCAAAGCGTAGCTCACGTTCAGCCACGAGCTGATACGCATTGTGAAATACCCTAAAATATTAAATGCAAGAATACAGAACAGACAAGCCCCGAAAGAATACAACTCTTCCTGTACCAATGGTGAAAAACCGGAATAACTCACTAACAGGAGATATGAAAATACCCCCAACCCGGAAAATAATCCGGCATACAGCAAAATATCCAGTTTCTTAGTCATATTATACTCCAATCTATTCAGCAAAGTTAGTCTAATTTACAAAGATTCGTACGCGTTCAAGGCTTTTATTAACCCGGAATAATAGCTCTGCGCCTCCGTTTTAGCCTGCACGTAATTAAGTTGCGAATTCTCCCGATAGGTCTGAGCATCGATCACTTCCAATATAGACGTTTTTCCCTCCCCATACCGCTCCAACGCTTTCGTCTCATTTTCTTTGGCCTTCTCCAACGAATTTCCCGTCAATTTCACCTGTTCCAGTGCCTGTAACAAATTCAGCCGTGCCGTCTGTACTTCCAGTGCCACGTTGTCTTTCACCCGGTTCAACTGATCGGAAGCCATACCGACTTGCCCCCGGGAAGCTCTCTTCTCACTTCGCCGCTTTCCCCACTCAAACACCGGGATGGATACTTTCGCATACGCCACGTAATTCGGGTCCATATCCGTGCGGAAATTATACCCCGGAGAAGAATAACTCCCGTCAACCCCGACATAGACCTGTGGCTTATACTGCGCATCATTCAATCGCAACGCACTTTCCGCCATCCTCACCTGTTCCTCGGCCATCCTGATCTCCGGCCGATTACTCCCGTTTCCCCGAAGAACCGAATCCTCAACCAGCAATAAAGGAACATTCTCTTCTATCATGGTCGGGTTAGACAACTCCAACCCGATAATCGAATTTAAAGCCATACGCCCCGTCTCGAAATTACTCTTTGCTTGCAACAGACGGTACTCCGCCTCGTTCAGTTGCACCTCCGCCATCAATAAATCCTGCGGGTCCACCAACCCGGCATCCACTCTCTCCCGGATCGTTTTTACCAACGAGGACATCGAATTTCGAAAATCCGTGGCCACGCCCACGATCTCCTGCCGGGCCACCGTGTTCCAATACTGAATATCCGTCTGGTAACACACGGCATTCTTCACCACCTCCGCCTGTTGTGCCGCCACGGCTTGCCGTGACTGGGCCATCCGAATCGATTCAAGCACCCATCCCCCGGTATAAAGCGGTTGCATGAGCGACATCGACACCCCGTATTTCATATTTTTTCCCTTAAACCCCACGGAACGTCCCAACGAAGGCACATCTACCGATAGTTCCATGGGATTTCCCGTGTACTGAAAATTTCCTCCCGCCTCCACTTTCGGCTTCAAATCGGCACGGGCGGATTTCTCCAGTTCCATACTCACCGAAATATTCTTTTCCGCAGCCTTGAGATCATGGTTATATTCCAAAGCCATGTTCCGGTATTTCTCAAGAAGAGAGCTTTGTTGGGCGGACACGGTAAACGCACCCGCCAGCATACAACCTAATACAAATATCTTTTTCATCGTTGATTTTCTTTTACATTATAAAATATAGCATAAAGAGCCGGGGTAACAAACAGCGTCAATAGCGTGGCAAATGTCAACCCGAAAATAATCGTGGCTGCCATCCCCCCGAAAGCAATATCAAACAACAAAGGAACCATCCCGAAGATCGTGGTTGTTGCAGCCATCAAAACCGGACGGGTACGTACAACCGTGGCCTCCACGATACAAGTGTACAAGTCCACCCCGTTCCCGTGCTGCACGTTGATCTCATCAATCAACACAATCACGTTTTTAATAATCATACCCAATAATCCCAGCCATCCCGCGATAGGGAAGAACCCGAAATCAAATCCCGTGAGCAACATCCCGACAGCCACGCCAATCAGTGACAAAGGTAACACGCAAAGAATAATGATTGGTTGCCGGAAGTTTCCGAACAAGGCCACCAGAATGACAACAAGCAACAGGAATGCCAACGGGAAATACATCACGATGGCCTGTATGGCCTCCTTTTGATCCTTGAATTGAGCATCCCAAAAGAATGTATATCCCTCAGGGAGTTGTATTTTCTCAACTTCTGCCCGAATCTCCCCGTGTACTTCCGCCATAGTAGTACCCGGTTTCACCCCGCACATGGCGGCCATGGACAACTGCCGATTGTACGTCCGTACCTGTGGGAACTCCCACGTGGTTTCAATCCGTTCCGTCACTTGCGACAGAGGGGCAGAATTCACCCCATTCCACACGGAGAAATTACCCAAAGCCTCGGCATTCGTAATATTCACCCCGGCAGATTTCAACAACACGGGTACCTTCTTCTCGTCATCCCGATACACGCCAACCGTCAACCCGTCTTGAATGGATTTCACCGACTGCATCATATCCGCCTTCGTGATCCCCAAGGCCCCGGCCTTCACGGGATCATACACCGGACGAATCATCATCGCCATACTTCCCCACTCGTTACGGGCATCCGCCACTTTCGGATTGCGACGCATAATATCCACGGCAACACCCACCAAAGAATCCAACACCGCCGGGTCCGGTCCCAGAAAACGAGCTTCAATCAACGCCTCGTTCAACGGACTCAATTCGAAACTATTCACCTTGATAAACGCCTCTGGGTATTTCGCCGGGAGAGAATCTTGTAACACGGCATGTAGCTGACGGGATTCCGACGATGTTCTACATTTTATCAATAATTGAGCATAATTGGACTGGGGCCCGAATGACACGTTCGATAAATAATATCGTGGTGGAGTTCGCCCCACAAAAGCCGACACCATCTCCATCTCGTGATAAGTGCTGACATAATCAGCCATATCGTCCGCCACCCGGTCAGTTTCTTCAATACGGGTCCCTTCCGGCAACCACATATCGACCGTGAAATATTGTTTATCCAACGAAGGCACGAAAACTTTCGGGATAAACCGGAAACTCCACGCCGACACGCAAAGCATAACCACAAGACAACCCACCACCACATATTTATGACGGATCACCACCCGTAACGAGCGTCGGAAACGATCATACCATTTACCAGTAAACAACTCTGCCGTCAACTCGTCCGGACGTGGACGACGCACGAATTCCTGTATGAAGAACGGCGTTTGCGTGAGGGCAAATACCCAACTAAATATCAATGACACCCCGATCACAACAACCATCGAAGACAGCAATTCCCCCGTAATATGCGGTGAATAATAAATTGGCATAAAAGTCAGGATAGCAATAACCGTTGCGGCTAATAATGGCAAAGCCGTCGCAGAACAAGCCCTCATAATGGCCATCCGCTTGCGCATCCCCCGTTGCATATTCACCAATGCGGAGTCCGATACCACGATCGCATTATCCACCAGCATACCCATGGCAATGATAATCGCGGCCAAAGACATACGCTGCAAGGCAATCCCGTCAGCAAACATCACGATCAACGTGGCGAAAATGGAAAACACCAACCCACTGCCAATTAACAACCCGTTTTTAAAACCGATAAAGAAGAGCAATATCGCCACGACAGTCAGCACGGAAACGATTAGGTTGACAATGAACCCCCGATTTGCCACGGCAGACTCGTACCCTTGATCATAAATGCAGGAAAGAGCATATCCTTCAGGCATCTCGGATGTAAACCAATCTATCTTTTCTTTTACCGCATCGGCCATATCCACCACGTTCCCCTTCGGAACCGTAGAAATAGCAATACCAATAGCGGGTTCCCCGTTCACACGCATCATATTGGAAGCCGGAGTCTGATAGGCTTCCTCGATTTCGGCAATATCCGCCAGCCGGAAATGCTCCCCGCCTTTAGAAACAATGGTCAGATTCCGAATGTCATCCAACGAATAGAAATTCCCGGTTGACTCGATACGCACCCGATTCTCCCCGACATCTATCCCCCCGGCATCCACCACTTTATTCTGTCCCTCGAAAGCACGGGCAATATCCGCGGTCGTGATACCGCTAAGTGCCATCACCGAAGGACTGATTTTCACATCAATCGTCGGGGTCTGTACCCCGTATATCTCGACCTTGGCAACATCCTTCACCTTAAGAATCTCATTCTTGATCAACTTCGCCTGATCCTCCAGTTCCCGGTAGGTATGTCCCATTCCTGTCAGCCCATAGAAAACACCCAGCACATCCCCGAAATCATCATTCACGACAGAAGGCCCCGCTCCTGCCGGTAGTTTTCCCTGTACATCACTCACTTTTCTCCGGAGTTTATCCCAAAGTTGCTGCATCTCATCCGCCCGGATCTCTTTCTTCACGTAAACCGTGATTTTTGACAGCCCGGCCCGATTCTCCGTCTTCAAATAATAGAGCTCCCCCAACGACTGTATGGATTCCTCCAACACGTCGGTCACCTGCGTCTGCACTTCCGATGGAGAGGCTCCCGGATAAGGGGTAAGCACCAAAGCCTGTTTGATCGTGAACGGGGCATCTTCCAGTTTCCCCATTTTCACGTAAGCGAACAATCCCCCTAACAGCACAAGCAAAAGCAACAGGATGGTCAGAGACTTTTTCTGTAAAAAATATTTAACCAGTTTCATGATAACATTCTTTTTAGCGAGTAATATCTTCCCTTAAAAAGGGCTATAACGAACCGAATCCATTAAATACGTTTCTCGTCAGCCACTTGCACCGCCATATTCTCCGACAAAAAACGAAGTCCGCTCACGACAATTGTCTCTCCCGCTTCCAACCCGTCCACAACGGCGATCTCTCCTCCCGGCAACAATGTCCCTAAAGTCACGT
Proteins encoded in this region:
- a CDS encoding LytR/AlgR family response regulator transcription factor: MNNLKVAIIEDEVPAARLLHSMLRRLRPAWEVMVLPGSVEEAVQWFAENPHPDLLFLDIQLSDGDSFSFLTSARPSSVIIFTTAYDQYAIRAFTVNSVDYILKPVDEKRLLEAIVKYETLVAANTSPENGYLDVILDSLRHREKAYRTRFLIAGGERFRPLEVSDVAYFYSENKITFAVTYTGQEHIVDLSLNKLVEQLDPDLFFRANRQVLLCVKAISHVEPYFNGRIVVFVKPPYKSQIIISEEKITAFKLWLNF
- a CDS encoding sensor histidine kinase, whose protein sequence is MTKKLDILLYAGLFSGLGVFSYLLLVSYSGFSPLVQEELYSFGACLFCILAFNILGYFTMRISSWLNVSYALNIRRRWRIVVIYLLVMLMFFLLNYGLLVSAKLLAGASRPFTFYAGGKFVLVLVWLVELVILGLLLAFRAIREMLRLQQHTAALQEENNTARYVALQNQVNPHFLFNSLNTLIAEIEYNPRNAVEFTRNLSNVYRYVLQCQDKTLVTLGDELDFLDAFLFLHKVRLGDCITCDIEVPDDCRERMVPPLTLQLLAENVIKHNSISATHPMRIAIWVDDNFLVVSNLVHPRKDVQSSGIGLQNLANRCKLITGKEIEIVDKLGAFTVKIPFADE
- a CDS encoding TolC family protein is translated as MKKIFVLGCMLAGAFTVSAQQSSLLEKYRNMALEYNHDLKAAEKNISVSMELEKSARADLKPKVEAGGNFQYTGNPMELSVDVPSLGRSVGFKGKNMKYGVSMSLMQPLYTGGWVLESIRMAQSRQAVAAQQAEVVKNAVCYQTDIQYWNTVARQEIVGVATDFRNSMSSLVKTIRERVDAGLVDPQDLLMAEVQLNEAEYRLLQAKSNFETGRMALNSIIGLELSNPTMIEENVPLLLVEDSVLRGNGSNRPEIRMAEEQVRMAESALRLNDAQYKPQVYVGVDGSYSSPGYNFRTDMDPNYVAYAKVSIPVFEWGKRRSEKRASRGQVGMASDQLNRVKDNVALEVQTARLNLLQALEQVKLTGNSLEKAKENETKALERYGEGKTSILEVIDAQTYRENSQLNYVQAKTEAQSYYSGLIKALNAYESL
- a CDS encoding efflux RND transporter permease subunit; the protein is MKLVKYFLQKKSLTILLLLLVLLGGLFAYVKMGKLEDAPFTIKQALVLTPYPGASPSEVQTQVTDVLEESIQSLGELYYLKTENRAGLSKITVYVKKEIRADEMQQLWDKLRRKVSDVQGKLPAGAGPSVVNDDFGDVLGVFYGLTGMGHTYRELEDQAKLIKNEILKVKDVAKVEIYGVQTPTIDVKISPSVMALSGITTADIARAFEGQNKVVDAGGIDVGENRVRIESTGNFYSLDDIRNLTIVSKGGEHFRLADIAEIEEAYQTPASNMMRVNGEPAIGIAISTVPKGNVVDMADAVKEKIDWFTSEMPEGYALSCIYDQGYESAVANRGFIVNLIVSVLTVVAILLFFIGFKNGLLIGSGLVFSIFATLIVMFADGIALQRMSLAAIIIAMGMLVDNAIVVSDSALVNMQRGMRKRMAIMRACSATALPLLAATVIAILTFMPIYYSPHITGELLSSMVVVIGVSLIFSWVFALTQTPFFIQEFVRRPRPDELTAELFTGKWYDRFRRSLRVVIRHKYVVVGCLVVMLCVSAWSFRFIPKVFVPSLDKQYFTVDMWLPEGTRIEETDRVADDMADYVSTYHEMEMVSAFVGRTPPRYYLSNVSFGPQSNYAQLLIKCRTSSESRQLHAVLQDSLPAKYPEAFIKVNSFELSPLNEALIEARFLGPDPAVLDSLVGVAVDIMRRNPKVADARNEWGSMAMMIRPVYDPVKAGALGITKADMMQSVKSIQDGLTVGVYRDDEKKVPVLLKSAGVNITNAEALGNFSVWNGVNSAPLSQVTERIETTWEFPQVRTYNRQLSMAAMCGVKPGTTMAEVHGEIRAEVEKIQLPEGYTFFWDAQFKDQKEAIQAIVMYFPLAFLLLVVILVALFGNFRQPIIILCVLPLSLIGVAVGMLLTGFDFGFFPIAGWLGLLGMIIKNVIVLIDEINVQHGNGVDLYTCIVEATVVRTRPVLMAATTTIFGMVPLLFDIAFGGMAATIIFGLTFATLLTLFVTPALYAIFYNVKENQR